From one Candidatus Obscuribacterales bacterium genomic stretch:
- a CDS encoding O-antigen ligase family protein, producing MAKAQNSGSVWIIHLNFASVAILSAAFFVLSLVLAVLFGCQTSSWTWGPALLSLLIAAAAGTWVLLRQPSRMLNPVILVLGILTLGWFSFRAILSPVKEFGEADLMLLGGILGAFICVLAIQQCRRAHWTLTAGIAALLLANLVVMLIQKMNPGWRPLLANPTGATSITGFFFHYNYVANYLLISSIWLLGEAWNSRQRLVQIILGTLGTMGMAAIWWTGSRGGLLAASIALTCLGGVILIEAKRSKARWFPAAAIAMPFMALLVLGLLFNGWQDIQAAKGLDESSAHRGLFDNTVRLIYLGAAASAVLSHPLAGGGSQSFSWECFQFLDRNDIGIYRTKPEYVHNEWLQVATDYGLIGFGLLLGFLVAVGISAILRLCFEPKASSPKNRTDTMR from the coding sequence TTGGCAAAGGCGCAAAATAGTGGAAGCGTCTGGATCATTCACCTAAACTTTGCGTCAGTGGCAATATTATCCGCAGCGTTCTTCGTCTTATCACTGGTTCTGGCCGTTCTTTTTGGCTGTCAGACAAGCTCGTGGACTTGGGGGCCCGCGTTGCTGAGTCTGCTGATCGCCGCTGCGGCGGGCACATGGGTATTGCTCAGACAACCGAGTCGAATGCTCAATCCCGTGATACTGGTTCTTGGAATCCTTACTCTCGGCTGGTTTTCCTTCCGGGCAATACTCTCTCCGGTAAAGGAGTTTGGCGAAGCGGACCTGATGTTGCTTGGCGGAATCCTGGGAGCTTTCATCTGCGTGTTGGCCATTCAGCAATGCCGGCGTGCACATTGGACCCTGACAGCTGGCATCGCCGCCCTACTGCTGGCCAATTTGGTGGTGATGTTGATACAAAAAATGAATCCCGGCTGGCGCCCCCTACTCGCAAATCCTACCGGCGCCACCTCTATCACGGGTTTCTTTTTTCACTACAACTATGTCGCAAACTACCTGTTGATTTCATCCATATGGCTTCTTGGAGAAGCTTGGAACTCACGACAGCGTTTAGTTCAAATCATCCTTGGAACACTTGGCACCATGGGCATGGCAGCGATTTGGTGGACCGGCTCACGTGGCGGACTCCTCGCCGCCTCAATCGCCCTCACCTGCTTGGGTGGAGTCATTCTGATCGAAGCCAAGCGCTCTAAAGCCCGCTGGTTCCCTGCCGCTGCCATTGCCATGCCTTTTATGGCTCTGCTTGTGCTGGGTCTCTTATTCAATGGTTGGCAAGATATCCAAGCAGCAAAAGGTCTTGATGAATCATCAGCTCACAGAGGCCTTTTTGACAACACGGTTCGACTCATTTACCTGGGCGCCGCTGCTTCAGCGGTTTTGAGCCATCCCCTAGCAGGTGGGGGAAGTCAAAGTTTCTCATGGGAGTGTTTCCAGTTTCTCGACAGGAATGACATCGGCATCTACAGAACCAAGCCGGAATACGTTCACAATGAATGGCTTCAGGTCGCCACGGACTACGGGCTGATTGGATTTGGCCTCTTGCTCGGCTTCCTTGTGGCTGTCGGCATCTCCGCCATACTGAGGCTCTGTTTTGAGCCCAAGGCCTCAAGCCCGAAAAACCGAACCGACACCATGCGCC